CAGAAGCCATGAAAGCACCTGCCCCTGGTAAAGCCTCCTCTAAACCCGCAGCAAAGACGGTTAAAAAGACTGTGGCAGCGAAAAAAAAGCCAGCAGTCAAAGCTGCCAAAAAAACCACCGCAAAAAAAGGGGTCTCCAAGAGCGGTAAATCAGCAGCTCCCGAAACCCCTGATGTGTGGAATCTGCGTCTGTATGTGGCGGGTCAGACTCCCCGCTCCTTGACTGCCTTCTCCAACTTGAAAAGGTTGTGTGAGGAACATTTGGCGGGCCGTTACGACATTGAAGTGGTGGACCTGATGAAAAACCCACACCTTGCGCAGAGTGATCAAATCGTCGCTCTGCCCACCCTGGTGCGCAAATTACCTGAGCCAATCAAAAGAGTCATTGGAGATTTGTCGAATGTGGAAAAGGTAATGGTGGGCATTGATCTGGAACTCATTGCTAAAAAATAAGATCAGATTTTTCACTCCTTCCGAACTGATCGTTGTCCGCTCTAACCCAGGCTCCCCCCAACCGGCATTACCCCCATGGCAAAAAAGACTTCCCAGGTACGTGGAGGAACCAAGGCTTCACCCGCCAAGGCCGCTAAGAAAAAGGCAGAGGGTATCCCAGTGGAACCGCTTTCTAGCACAGCAGATTTTGAAGCTTTGCTGAAGGGCAATTTGGACAGCTCGCAACGGTATGTGCTTAAATTATACGTCACAGGGACAACCACACGAGCTGCGCAGGCAGTGGCTAACATTCATGCTATGTGTGATGAACATCTCGCAGGCCGGTATGACCTGGAGGTGATCGACATCTATCAGCAGCCAGACGCGGCGGCAGACGAACAAATTATTGCTGCTCCGACACTGGTAAAACAGGAACCTGCCCCCTCGCGCAGGGTAGTGGGTAACTTTTCGGATAAGGAGAAGATTCTAATCAGCCTTAACATCGATCTTGCTGACAAAGCCTCATGACAAGAGGACGAATTCGTTAAATTATGAGCAAAAAAGCCTCCAGTGCGCATTCACCTGCCTCCAGAAAATCCTCCGGGACCAAATCTGGTGGTAATGGCGCGCGCACCGGAACCCAAGTAAGCAAGA
The DNA window shown above is from Prosthecobacter fusiformis and carries:
- a CDS encoding circadian clock KaiB family protein; protein product: MWNLRLYVAGQTPRSLTAFSNLKRLCEEHLAGRYDIEVVDLMKNPHLAQSDQIVALPTLVRKLPEPIKRVIGDLSNVEKVMVGIDLELIAKK
- a CDS encoding circadian clock KaiB family protein, with the translated sequence MAKKTSQVRGGTKASPAKAAKKKAEGIPVEPLSSTADFEALLKGNLDSSQRYVLKLYVTGTTTRAAQAVANIHAMCDEHLAGRYDLEVIDIYQQPDAAADEQIIAAPTLVKQEPAPSRRVVGNFSDKEKILISLNIDLADKAS